DNA sequence from the Bremerella cremea genome:
GAACAATCTCTTCCGTGCCGTTGGCCATGGGGTCGCAATCGATGATCACATTGCCCGCTTCATCCAGCAGAGTGATCTCGGCAGACTCGCAACCTCGGGATTTAAGATCTTGATAAGTCGCCCAAACAATCTCTTCCACTAAGCGGAACTTGGCGACATTTTTCCACGCGGCGATCACGTTTCCAGCGCCATCTCGTACGGGAGCAGCAAACCCTAAGGCATAGCCATCTTCTCCGTAGACTTGTTTTACATTTTCATCCACATGGAAATGCTCGACCACGGTTCCGGTGGTGGTTCCATCTTGTGACTCATAGTAATTACCTGCCAATACGTCCTTAAACCACGGCTCATCAGCGAAATTCTGCTCATAGATTTTGGACGTATCAATTGCATTCCCCTCGCTATCTCGACTGTTGACGGCAATCACCTTTCCGTCTAGATCGACCAGCATCGTCAGAAAATAGATGTCATACGTGTCGACGTACTTATCCATGGCCTGGACGATTGGGTTGTCTTCGTCATTTTGATACCAGTTATCCCGTTGCAGCACGACTTGATTCAAACCAAATGCTTGAACATCGCCATAGCGTTCAAAGAGGTTTCGATCGATCTTGTCCCCGATCGTTTCCGCCGTGATCCGATACCCATCGGCAATTCTTTGAACGGAGTCTCCTGTTGCACTCCAAATCACAAATCCGGTCAACACCAAAGGAACAAGGCCGAAGATCAAGCAAGCAAATACAATCTTGCCGGTCATCTTGATGTCAACCATTTTCTTCATCGAATCAACCTTGGAAATCTTCGTTATTGAAAGGGAATTGCTTTTCGATCGCGAACGGCGATAACTTTTTCTACCGCCAGGTTCTTTCATCGCTGCGCGAAGCCGATCTGAACAGCCTTGCCGCTTTCGGAAGAATTGTTCTTATTCAACCGACAACGCTTCGCCGGTGTCTAACAGTACGACAATGTCGGTTTCCGTGCGATAAACGCCCTTGAAGAATCGCCCTTCGACGCCTGACACGTTAGCGGGTGCCGGGCCGATTTCATCGCTAGAAACCGTGATAATGTCTGCGATCTGATCCACCCACAGGCCAATCGACTCGCCGCCGGAACGAACAATCAAGTTCCGACTTTGCGGGGCAACCTCAGCCGGTGAGAAACCTAGGATGCGTCGTAAATCGATTACCGTTGCCACATCACCACGCAAGTTAATGACACCACGTACATGCTCAGGCGCGTGAGGAACTTCCGTGAGATCCAAATTACGGTTGATCTCTTGCACGTAATCTATGGGCAATGCCAACAGCAGGTCGCCAACGTAAAAGGTCGCGAGTTGCAGTTCGCATGCTTTGGCTCGGCTTGTTTTAGTAGCACTCATGATAGGCATCCTTCGGCGACAGCGGTTGAATTCGTTCGACTACGACCGTTTTGGGTTAGCAACCGCCAAACGGAAGCCATAACACGTTCGCGATTCATCTTGATTTGATAGTCATCCACGCCTGCTTCTCGACCGGTCTGCTGATCTTCGTCACTGGCTAGCGAGGTCAATGCGATCACCGGCAGAACTTGCAAAGTCGAGTCGGTTTTAATCTTGCGGGTCAACTCGAAACCGTTCATCCGCGGCATTTCAATATCGGTGATCACCAGGTCGATATCTTCTTCACCCGAGATCAAGGTTTCCCAGCCAACCTGGCCATCTTCGACATCCACCACATGGAAGCCTTCAGACACCAAATACTCTTTGGCCTGTTTGCGGAAGAAGGAAGAATCTTCAACTAGCAGAATGCTATAAGGTTTCTCTTCGACATGGGCGTGAATTTTAGGCTTGTCCTCGAACCACTTGGGATGCGAAGCGAGAGCCAACTCGTACAGGTCAAGCATTCGCACGGTCTTATCGTCGACAACGATCGAACCGGCGACGCCAGGTTCTCGGAACGTGCTTCCATCGATCTCGACCGAGATATCGAGGATATCATTCAAGTCAGCAGCAATCAGCCCGATCTCTCTTCCTTGAATTTGGAAGACAACCACATGAACATGGTCCATTTCTGGTCGTGGCTGAGCTTTGATAAATTGTTCGATGACCAACAGCGGCAAGGAAGTGCCACGATACTGTAACAGTTCCTGGCCACCCACCATGTCGATCTGGTCGGAACGAATACGTTCAATGCGAGAAATCAAGCTCATGGGTATCGCGAACTGCTCGTTCGGAGCATTCGTGAACATGAGCAAGGATTGACGTTCGCCCTTGCTCATCGCTTCTTCTGAGGCGCCGGCTTTCTGTTTTTCCTGCTCGTGTGTGCGTAGATCGCTCTTGGCGGCGATACCTGAAACATCGAGAATCGGTGCCACATGGCCATCGCCAAGGATCGTTGCTCCGGCTAGGCAGGTACACGATTTAAGGTGTTTTCCTAACGGTTTCACCACGATTTCTTCTGAATCGTCGATTTCATCAACCACAAGTCCATAGCGGAACTGACCACTTTCGACGACGACGATCTGGCGTGCCTTTTCTCCAAAGCCCAGGCCGATGCCAGCCTCACCGAAATCGAGCACACCATCCAGTTCCACCAAGGGAAGCAATGCCCCGCGAAGTCGCAGAACGTGAGCTCCCTTCACTTTGCTTATCCGCTGATTTGCTTCACTGGCTCGCACGCGAACAAGTTCCACGATGTTGACCTGAGGAATCGCGAATCGTCGTCCGTGGCTTCGGATCAGCATGGAAGGAATAATCGCCAACGTCAGCGGTAGCGTGATCTGAATGGTGGTTCCCTTGCCCAACTTCGATTCGATATCGACCGCCCCGCCGATCTTTTCAATGTTAGTACGGACGACATCCATCCCCACGCCGCGCCCACTGACATCGCTGATCTTTTCGGCCATCGAAAAGCCAGGATGAAAAATCAACCACACGGCATCTCGTTCCGACATCTGTGCGGCACGTTCGGCGGTAACAATGCCTTTGCTGACCGCTTTTTCTTTGAGTCGCTTCGTGTCGATTCCTCCCCCATCGTCGCAGATATCAATCCGCACTTTTCCTGCTTGATGGTAGGCTCGTAAGGTAATCGTCCCGGTTGGCTCCTTCGCGTTTTTCATCCGCTGTTCAGGCATTTCGACGCCATGGTCGACCGAGTTGCGGACCATGTGAGTCAGAGGGTCACCGATCGCTTCGATGATTGTCTTGTCGACCTCGACTTCGCCACCTTCCATGACCACTTGGCACTGCTTACCAAGTTTGGCCGAAAGATCACGAACCACGCGCGGGAACTTGTTGAACACGTTGCCAATCGGCTGCATGCGTGTCTGCATGATGGCCTCTTGCAGTTCGCTGGTGACTTGGTCCATGCGGGCCGCAACTGCTTGCATGCCGTTGCCTTCGTTATTGCTGACCGTTTGCAGTAATTGATTTCGACCGAGCACGAGTTCGCCCGCCAAGTTCATTAAGCGGTCTAACACTCCCACCGGCACGCGAATACTCGATTCCACATGCGCGGTTCGCGTGGGTGTAGCAGCTTCCGGCGTAGCTTCTCTTTCTGGCGACGCTGGTGACGCTGGCACACTTGGCTCTACGGCCACTGGCGCTGCTGGCTTGCTCGCGATTTCTTCGGTTGCCTTAGCAGCGGCAGTCTCGCAAGAGCCCTCGTTGATTTCGTTTAAACGCTCTATATGTAAGGAGACATCGACATCGTTGGAGTTTTCCACATCGTTGATCAGCCCTGACAAGGCGTCAGATGCTTTGAGCATCACGTCAACGATGACCGAATTGGGTGCCAACTCCTTCGTCCGCATTTTGCCGAGAATGTTCTCAAGCGCGTGGGCTAATTCGTTGATTCGAGTTAGCCCCATGAACCCGGCAGCTCCTTTGATCGAGTGGATCGCACGGAACACTTGGTTCACTAAGTCAACATCGATATCCGCCCCACTAGATTCGATTTCGAGCAATTGCCCTTCGACATCTGCGAGATGTTCTCGAGATTCAGTAACAAACTCGGCCAGTAGTGCCGGATCATCAAACGACATGGGAGGTCTCCACGTTCAGGTATCGGTTTGCAAAGATTTAGGTTGCAATCAAGCAAAAGCGAAAGAGAACGAGGGAGTAGAAACCGAATTTCGGTTTAGCGCAAACTTTGAGTTCCGTTTGTAGGGATTTCCGCAGCAGTGACGTTTATCAAGGCCGTTGCGGAAGGCAGTTTGGCAATCGACTAAGGCGCAGAAGTGCCCCTGAAAGATTGGCTGCGAAGGAACCCGAAGGACGTCTTTAGGTCACACAACACGCGATGGTTTTCCAAAGCAATTTGCTTACAATCAACGTGATGGAAGATATCAATGCCTACCACGAAGCGGGCCATGCTTTGGTCGCGATCCTTGTCGGAGCACGGGTCCGTTATGTCACCTTGGAACCAGACAAGGACGACGGGCCAGATCGCTTTGCTGAAATCCAAGTCGAATGGCCGCTCAATCAATTTCCCACCAAGACGCTTCATGAAAAGCTGGTCTTGGTGGCGCTGGCAGGGCCAGTTTCCGAGATGATTTACACAGGCGATCCCTATCATCCAGGCTACGTCGCCGAATGGTCGGGCGACTGGCAAGCGGCCTGGCTTGCGGCGGAAACGATTATTCCCAACGAGTCGAAAAGGATGGCGTATTTAGAGGAAGCAACTCGTAAGCTCTATCAGTTGCTAAATCAAGACCGCCAGTGGGCTGCGTTGGCTGGCATTGTCGACGACCTGCTCGCCCACGAGACCCTCGAAGGCTCTCAAGTGGAAGAAATAGTCCACCACTGGCTATAGCACCACTTTCCACTCGTTTGCCAGGGGCAGAATTGGGGAAACCTCTTTTTTTCTTAATGAAACCTGGCCTGTTTTGCGTGGTTTCGCCATCTCGTCGGTGATAAACTGGTTAGACAATACTCACTGTCTGTATTCTTATCGCCGACCGAGAAACCACAGGATTGACAACCATGAACCGCCCTTTTCAATGGGGTTTGTTAGCCCTTTTCATCTTTAGCACCCTTGGTTCGATCTCCCAGGCTCAGTTCCGGGAATTGAGCAAACGTATTCCCGACGGTGCTAATACGATCGTCTTCATTGATGTCCAACAGCTACAAAACAGCCCGCTGGGCAAGTCCCAGAATTGGCGTGGGCAGCAAGAAAAGGTGTTTGAAGCAGGTCTAGGAATGGTGCCGCCACAAGCCGTAGAGTTTGTGGCAGCCGCCAAGCTTGACCTAGCGACCAAGCAAGCGGACTGGCAAGTTGGCCTAATAAAATTGGCTTACGATCCTTCTATTGCCAAGATCGCCGTCCGCTATCAAGGCACCACCGATAAGATCGCCAATCGCTCGGTGGCGGTCATTCCCGGTGATATTTATATCGTTAAGTTCGTCGAGAACATCGTTGGCTACGGCATGCCAGCCAACCGGCAAGATGCGGCCCAATGGATCAATCGCTATTACGACAATTCGCTGCGTGGCCTCAGCCCTTACCTGGCCGAAGCAGAATCGTTCGCCGACAAAGGTTCCCCGATCATTGTTGCCCTCGATCTGACCCATGCGTTGGCATCTAGTCAAATTCGTCCCCGTTTAGATCAATTGGAATCGCTCAAGGGCAAAGATATCGATCTCGATAAATTAGCCGAAGCGTTGAGTTCCATCCGTGGCATTTCGCTTGGCGTGACAGTTCGTCAAGAGATGGTCGGCGCGGTCAAAGTTGACTTCGGCAGCGACGTCAGCTTTCTTGGCGATACCGCCAAGCCGCTGCTGTTGGAAGTGCTTGGACGCCAAGGAATGATGATCGAAGAATTACGCGACTGGACCCCGACCATCAATGGCAAGACGATTCAACTCACCGGCAAGCTTTACCCCAGTGGACTGCGTCGGATTTTGAGCCTGGTCGAAACGCCTCCTTCGCTGCAAGAGGCTGTACTAAAGTCGAAGGGGGATCCCCAAAGTTCGGATGCTCAGTCTGAAAAGGACCTGACCATCGCCGCTTCCAAACTATATTACAAGTCAGTCGTTTCGCTCTTGGATGAACTACGAAGCGACAAGAAGAACCGTACCACGCTTGGACAAATCAGCGTTTGGTTCGACAAGTATGCTCGCCGGATCGATCGCTTGCCGATCGCCAATGTCGACCCTGAGTTGCTCGACTACGGTAAGTACGTCTCCGACACCCTTCGAGGTGGCAGTACGGATGTTACCGATGCGGCGGCTCGCAAGCGAA
Encoded proteins:
- a CDS encoding chemotaxis protein CheW — protein: MSATKTSRAKACELQLATFYVGDLLLALPIDYVQEINRNLDLTEVPHAPEHVRGVINLRGDVATVIDLRRILGFSPAEVAPQSRNLIVRSGGESIGLWVDQIADIITVSSDEIGPAPANVSGVEGRFFKGVYRTETDIVVLLDTGEALSVE
- a CDS encoding chemotaxis protein CheW, whose protein sequence is MSFDDPALLAEFVTESREHLADVEGQLLEIESSGADIDVDLVNQVFRAIHSIKGAAGFMGLTRINELAHALENILGKMRTKELAPNSVIVDVMLKASDALSGLINDVENSNDVDVSLHIERLNEINEGSCETAAAKATEEIASKPAAPVAVEPSVPASPASPEREATPEAATPTRTAHVESSIRVPVGVLDRLMNLAGELVLGRNQLLQTVSNNEGNGMQAVAARMDQVTSELQEAIMQTRMQPIGNVFNKFPRVVRDLSAKLGKQCQVVMEGGEVEVDKTIIEAIGDPLTHMVRNSVDHGVEMPEQRMKNAKEPTGTITLRAYHQAGKVRIDICDDGGGIDTKRLKEKAVSKGIVTAERAAQMSERDAVWLIFHPGFSMAEKISDVSGRGVGMDVVRTNIEKIGGAVDIESKLGKGTTIQITLPLTLAIIPSMLIRSHGRRFAIPQVNIVELVRVRASEANQRISKVKGAHVLRLRGALLPLVELDGVLDFGEAGIGLGFGEKARQIVVVESGQFRYGLVVDEIDDSEEIVVKPLGKHLKSCTCLAGATILGDGHVAPILDVSGIAAKSDLRTHEQEKQKAGASEEAMSKGERQSLLMFTNAPNEQFAIPMSLISRIERIRSDQIDMVGGQELLQYRGTSLPLLVIEQFIKAQPRPEMDHVHVVVFQIQGREIGLIAADLNDILDISVEIDGSTFREPGVAGSIVVDDKTVRMLDLYELALASHPKWFEDKPKIHAHVEEKPYSILLVEDSSFFRKQAKEYLVSEGFHVVDVEDGQVGWETLISGEEDIDLVITDIEMPRMNGFELTRKIKTDSTLQVLPVIALTSLASDEDQQTGREAGVDDYQIKMNRERVMASVWRLLTQNGRSRTNSTAVAEGCLS